One genomic region from Nocardia vinacea encodes:
- a CDS encoding AfsR/SARP family transcriptional regulator, which yields MQVHFSILGPVEITVDGQATALAPRHRGVLTYLLLNDGRVCTIDRLIDAVWGLDAPVTARAQIHAALTAIRRVLRNTDAASVIETRAAGYVAHPTPDQFDLAEFTGHVAAATREADTHAAAAKLRTGLALWRGDALADLTADYVAGARARLHEQRLSAFERLMDLELSLGSHELLLDELIAALAENPLRERLAGQLMLALYRSGRQSDALATARSLRNTLVERHGLDPGSSFSELEQAILRDDPRLRLPANHTDAEPVESHRPATSSPTPPPSPNPPPRRTNFLPYDIPDFAGREAELNRLGAAPCGSGGVVAVDGMAGVGKTALAVHVAHRLTAQQEPGRYLLHDLLRAYAAAIVAAHADAVRLHAVALAANRRLADGSGEARALTDLGWTCWRQGEYPDATRYSEQALTAARTSGDRFEEARAHNTLGNICWRQRDGR from the coding sequence ATGCAGGTACATTTCTCGATTCTCGGGCCCGTCGAGATCACTGTCGACGGGCAAGCCACGGCTTTGGCTCCTCGCCACCGCGGAGTGCTCACCTACCTGCTCCTCAACGACGGCAGAGTCTGCACCATCGATCGGCTCATCGACGCCGTCTGGGGACTCGATGCGCCCGTCACCGCCCGCGCACAGATCCACGCCGCTCTCACCGCGATCCGACGGGTCCTGCGCAACACCGACGCCGCGTCGGTCATCGAAACCCGGGCCGCCGGGTACGTTGCGCATCCGACGCCGGATCAGTTCGACCTCGCCGAGTTCACCGGTCACGTCGCCGCCGCCACACGCGAGGCGGATACTCACGCCGCTGCCGCGAAATTGCGCACGGGACTGGCGCTGTGGCGAGGGGACGCTCTGGCCGATCTGACTGCCGATTATGTGGCCGGTGCCCGCGCCCGGTTGCACGAGCAGCGGCTCAGCGCGTTCGAGCGACTGATGGACCTGGAGTTGTCGCTGGGCAGTCACGAACTCCTGCTGGATGAACTGATCGCAGCGCTGGCCGAGAACCCGTTGCGGGAACGGCTCGCCGGCCAGTTGATGCTTGCGCTGTATCGGTCCGGACGGCAGAGCGACGCGCTGGCCACGGCCCGCTCACTGAGAAACACACTCGTCGAACGGCACGGGCTGGACCCGGGATCGTCATTTTCCGAGCTGGAACAGGCGATCCTGCGCGACGATCCCAGGTTGCGGTTGCCCGCGAACCACACCGACGCGGAACCTGTCGAGTCTCATCGACCGGCCACGTCGTCTCCCACCCCGCCGCCGTCGCCGAATCCTCCGCCGCGCCGAACGAACTTCCTGCCCTACGACATTCCCGATTTCGCGGGCCGGGAAGCCGAACTGAATCGGCTCGGCGCCGCCCCCTGCGGCTCGGGCGGTGTCGTCGCTGTCGACGGTATGGCCGGGGTCGGCAAGACCGCGCTGGCCGTCCATGTCGCTCACCGCCTCACCGCACAGCAGGAACCCGGGCGTTATCTGTTGCATGATCTGCTGCGCGCCTATGCGGCCGCGATCGTAGCGGCCCATGCCGACGCGGTCCGGCTGCACGCGGTCGCACTGGCGGCCAACCGCAGGCTCGCCGATGGCTCCGGTGAGGCGCGGGCGCTGACCGACCTCGGCTGGACTTGCTGGAGGCAGGGCGAATACCCGGACGCAACACGGTATTCGGAGCAGGCATTGACCGCGGCCCGGACGAGCGGGGATCGCTTCGAGGAAGCACGCGCCCACAACACACTCGGCAACATTTGCTGGCGGCAACGCGATGGCCGCTGA
- a CDS encoding tetratricopeptide repeat protein, with amino-acid sequence MDCGRRRCGGTADPPRPGRYADNGRAAGTANRRAQCRTRRHLAEAYGHFQTALRLTREIGNRSGEAHVLGSLALVLDESQYPQARDHLDRALLLHRQADNQLGEALVLDKLGTLCRRHGMLDEAHRYHRQAVELFGSLGNRSDMAAALNGLGETVRACDDAAQAIRDHSAALELATETGNTPALAGAHDGLARAHHLRGQLDLARRQAALALNLFETLGLPEAGDVADFLAGLP; translated from the coding sequence ATGGACTGCGGTCGGCGGCGCTGTGGCGGAACCGCAGATCCACCGCGGCCCGGGCGGTATGCAGATAATGGTCGAGCAGCTGGGACAGCGAATCGTCGCGCGCAATGTCGGACTCGTCGGCACCTTGCCGAGGCGTACGGCCATTTCCAGACCGCGCTCCGGCTCACCCGCGAGATCGGTAATCGCAGCGGCGAAGCCCATGTCCTCGGCAGTCTCGCGCTGGTTCTCGACGAGAGCCAGTATCCCCAGGCCCGCGACCATCTCGATCGGGCGCTGCTGCTGCACCGCCAGGCGGACAACCAGCTGGGAGAAGCCTTGGTGCTCGACAAGCTCGGCACACTGTGCCGCCGACACGGAATGCTCGACGAGGCCCACCGCTATCACCGCCAGGCGGTCGAGCTGTTCGGCTCGCTCGGCAATCGCAGCGACATGGCGGCCGCGCTGAACGGGCTGGGCGAGACCGTCCGCGCCTGCGACGATGCCGCACAGGCGATCCGCGATCACTCCGCCGCGCTCGAACTCGCGACGGAGACGGGCAACACGCCCGCGCTCGCCGGCGCCCATGATGGGCTGGCGCGAGCCCATCACCTTCGCGGCCAGTTGGACCTGGCTCGCAGGCAGGCCGCGCTCGCATTGAATCTGTTCGAGACACTCGGCCTACCGGAGGCCGGCGACGTGGCGGACTTTCTGGCCGGACTGCCGTAG
- a CDS encoding DoxX family protein: MTIASKLSSRALQLAKWVPAAAVLTETAVGSYWDLARTPYVREVFSELGYPMYFATILGAAKVAVLVALLTPGHPRTKEWAYAGLFFVYGGAAASHLAVGDSPDKWGGPLLFAAFTVATRAALPTGVAITRSASLNKLGALQHRPQHA; the protein is encoded by the coding sequence ATGACCATCGCCTCGAAACTTTCTTCTCGCGCACTGCAATTGGCGAAATGGGTGCCCGCAGCCGCCGTGCTGACCGAGACCGCGGTCGGTTCCTACTGGGACCTGGCCCGCACCCCCTACGTCCGTGAGGTGTTCAGCGAACTCGGGTATCCGATGTATTTCGCGACCATCCTCGGCGCGGCCAAGGTCGCGGTGCTGGTCGCGCTCCTCACGCCCGGCCACCCGCGCACGAAAGAATGGGCCTACGCCGGATTGTTTTTCGTTTACGGCGGGGCCGCAGCCTCACACCTGGCCGTCGGCGACAGCCCGGACAAGTGGGGCGGGCCACTGCTGTTCGCCGCCTTCACCGTCGCCACCCGCGCGGCGCTGCCCACCGGCGTCGCCATCACACGGTCCGCATCGCTGAACAAACTCGGTGCTCTCCAGCACCGACCGCAGCATGCCTGA
- a CDS encoding carboxymuconolactone decarboxylase family protein, translating into MSTNANTTQELTGSRLPNPQQLVPEMGDVAKALFKATGNGSVPRTTIGLIQLRAGQIVGSTYLVLQQAGGLRKAGESEERIAAVVTWQDAPYFTDAERAALALVEAVLQPSPEGTRVSDELYTQASAHYDDKALATLAMAIGQVNFFVPVAVIGKPIPGVSPVAQWTPVAGQ; encoded by the coding sequence ATGTCAACCAATGCGAACACCACACAGGAGCTGACCGGCTCGCGGCTGCCCAACCCACAACAACTCGTTCCGGAAATGGGCGACGTCGCCAAGGCACTGTTCAAGGCCACCGGCAACGGCTCGGTCCCGCGGACCACGATCGGCCTGATCCAGTTGCGCGCCGGACAGATCGTCGGAAGCACCTATTTGGTGCTGCAGCAGGCAGGCGGCCTGCGTAAGGCAGGTGAGTCCGAAGAACGCATCGCGGCCGTGGTGACCTGGCAGGACGCCCCCTACTTCACCGACGCCGAACGCGCCGCGCTCGCCCTGGTCGAGGCTGTCCTGCAACCGTCGCCCGAGGGCACGCGGGTGTCCGACGAGCTGTACACGCAGGCCAGTGCCCACTACGACGACAAGGCATTGGCCACCCTGGCGATGGCAATTGGGCAGGTGAACTTCTTCGTCCCGGTGGCCGTCATCGGCAAGCCGATCCCCGGCGTATCGCCCGTAGCACAGTGGACACCTGTTGCGGGACAGTAA
- a CDS encoding non-ribosomal peptide synthetase, with protein MATGTSTVAELFREQVHRSGHATAVVHPHGRLSYRQLDDASTHQARALHRHGVRRGHLVAVYLDNSVDLVIALLAIVKSGAGYLPLAVTDPPRRTEALLRAAEPQLVLVDQHSPQWMSGLASIVPMGVETGDDDSPGNPLLGPAPHDAAYVIHTSGSTGRPKGVIIEHGALATYLRWAVTSYPGLAGLVRVHSSPAFDMAVTSLFGPLVAGGTLDVASLDDGRGTCDTPTFLKVTPAHLSLLRSTFAHCAPTSDLIVGGEALTGAVLTDWRRENPAVTVVNEYGPTEATVGCCVHRVGPGDALAPGPVPIGLATPGTRLYLLDSRLLPVDEGELYIAGSQLARGYLRSPGLTAAAFVADPLGPPGTRMYRSGDRVRRRDDDLLEFAGRVDDQLSINGFRVEPGEIADMLTRAADVDRAAVVARDDGSADTGLVAYATPAPGATPTAAALRQYLADRLPGHLVPTTIVLLEAFPLTPNGKLDYAALPEPAESAGRQGDSSATPQTPTEQLVCELMAELLELDEVGVDDDFFALGGTSLAAARLVTRARRSGVDFTLTDVLSHRTVRRLLGPPFRPAWH; from the coding sequence ATGGCGACCGGCACATCCACTGTCGCAGAACTGTTCCGCGAACAGGTGCACCGGAGCGGCCATGCCACGGCTGTCGTGCACCCGCACGGGCGACTGAGCTACCGCCAGCTCGACGACGCGTCCACACATCAGGCCCGAGCGTTGCACCGCCACGGAGTGCGCCGCGGCCATCTCGTCGCGGTGTACCTCGACAACTCCGTCGATCTCGTCATTGCGTTGCTCGCGATTGTCAAGAGCGGGGCGGGTTATCTGCCGCTGGCCGTGACCGATCCGCCGCGGCGTACCGAGGCGCTGCTGCGGGCAGCCGAACCGCAGCTCGTGCTGGTCGACCAGCACAGCCCACAGTGGATGTCCGGACTCGCTTCCATCGTCCCGATGGGCGTGGAGACCGGCGACGACGATTCTCCCGGCAATCCGCTACTCGGCCCGGCGCCACACGATGCCGCCTACGTCATCCACACGTCCGGTTCCACCGGCCGACCCAAGGGCGTCATCATCGAACACGGTGCCCTCGCAACGTATCTCCGTTGGGCCGTGACGTCGTATCCGGGCCTGGCCGGCCTGGTGCGCGTGCATTCCTCGCCAGCGTTCGACATGGCGGTGACAAGTCTGTTCGGCCCGCTGGTCGCGGGCGGAACGCTCGATGTCGCGTCCCTGGACGACGGCAGGGGGACCTGCGATACGCCGACATTTCTCAAGGTGACTCCCGCGCACCTGTCGCTGCTGCGCTCCACATTCGCGCACTGCGCGCCCACCTCGGATCTCATAGTGGGTGGCGAAGCGCTCACCGGTGCGGTGCTCACCGACTGGCGACGTGAGAATCCGGCGGTCACCGTCGTCAACGAGTACGGGCCCACCGAGGCCACGGTGGGCTGTTGTGTCCACCGGGTGGGGCCGGGCGATGCACTCGCACCCGGGCCCGTCCCCATCGGCCTGGCCACCCCGGGGACCCGGCTGTACCTGCTCGACTCCCGACTCCTTCCCGTCGACGAGGGTGAGTTGTACATCGCCGGGTCACAACTCGCGCGCGGCTACCTGCGTAGCCCCGGGCTCACGGCCGCCGCCTTCGTCGCGGACCCGCTCGGGCCGCCCGGCACTCGGATGTACCGCAGCGGCGACCGCGTCCGCCGCCGAGACGATGACCTGCTCGAGTTCGCGGGCCGGGTCGACGACCAGCTGTCCATCAACGGATTCCGGGTCGAGCCAGGCGAAATCGCCGACATGCTCACCCGGGCCGCCGACGTGGATCGAGCTGCGGTGGTCGCTCGCGATGACGGATCCGCGGACACAGGGCTCGTCGCGTACGCCACACCGGCGCCCGGCGCCACCCCGACCGCAGCCGCTCTGCGGCAGTACCTGGCCGACCGACTTCCGGGACACCTTGTGCCGACGACCATCGTGCTGCTCGAAGCGTTCCCCCTGACCCCGAATGGCAAGCTCGACTACGCCGCACTGCCGGAACCCGCTGAAAGCGCTGGGAGGCAGGGGGATTCGTCCGCGACACCGCAGACGCCCACAGAACAGCTCGTGTGTGAGCTGATGGCCGAACTGCTCGAACTCGACGAGGTCGGCGTCGATGACGACTTCTTCGCCCTCGGCGGAACCAGTCTGGCCGCCGCGCGTCTGGTGACCCGGGCCCGCCGCAGCGGCGTGGATTTCACCCTCACCGATGTGCTGAGCCACCGCACGGTGCGCAGGTTGCTCGGTCCCCCCTTCCGCCCGGCATGGCACTGA
- a CDS encoding TauD/TfdA family dioxygenase has translation MAPTLPAELARLGPVAGLLETNGITSAAVYPVPDDLFDIPAWARQHRAEIRALLARFGVVLLRNVTAELDLFGRIVAAIGGDPLPYRDRSTPRSHVDGNIYTSTEYPADQRIPLHNENSYADAWPTVLFFFCEAPAQHGGATPVADSRAVFDRIDADIRTRFADGIVYTRTYRDDLGLGWQEAFQTDSRSRVEEYCARHGQRCEWDGPVLRTRFHRPSWRTEPSSGSTVWFNQAHLFHVSALDEEIREALLLSYPDSDLPRNAYHGDGSPLAAGDLGRIDEVYRECALTIPWRRGDLMMVDNMVAAHGRMPYRGARRVLVAMT, from the coding sequence ATGGCACCAACGCTGCCCGCCGAACTCGCCCGCCTCGGTCCCGTCGCAGGCCTGCTCGAAACCAACGGGATCACCTCCGCTGCGGTCTATCCGGTCCCGGACGACCTCTTCGACATCCCCGCATGGGCGCGGCAGCACCGCGCGGAAATCCGGGCCCTGCTGGCCCGATTCGGGGTGGTCCTACTGCGCAATGTAACCGCGGAACTCGACCTCTTCGGACGAATCGTCGCCGCCATCGGCGGCGATCCGCTGCCCTACCGCGACCGGTCCACGCCCCGGTCGCACGTCGACGGCAACATCTACACCTCCACGGAATACCCGGCAGACCAACGGATTCCACTGCACAACGAAAACTCTTACGCCGACGCCTGGCCCACGGTGCTGTTCTTCTTCTGCGAAGCACCCGCCCAACACGGCGGAGCGACGCCGGTCGCCGATAGTCGCGCGGTGTTCGACCGGATCGACGCCGACATCCGCACGCGGTTCGCCGACGGCATTGTCTACACCAGGACCTACCGTGACGATTTGGGGTTGGGTTGGCAGGAAGCGTTCCAGACCGATTCGCGGTCCCGAGTCGAGGAGTATTGCGCCCGGCACGGCCAGCGATGCGAGTGGGACGGCCCGGTCCTGCGAACCCGGTTCCACCGGCCGAGTTGGCGTACCGAGCCGTCTTCCGGCAGCACGGTGTGGTTCAACCAAGCTCACTTGTTCCACGTGTCGGCGTTGGACGAGGAGATCCGCGAGGCACTGCTGCTGAGCTACCCCGACAGCGATCTCCCCCGCAACGCCTATCACGGCGACGGCAGTCCGCTGGCCGCGGGTGATCTCGGACGCATCGACGAGGTCTACCGGGAGTGTGCCCTCACGATCCCGTGGCGGCGCGGCGATCTGATGATGGTCGACAATATGGTTGCCGCGCACGGCCGCATGCCGTATCGCGGTGCACGCCGTGTGCTGGTGGCAATGACATGA